The Streptomyces sp. NBC_01689 genome includes a window with the following:
- a CDS encoding ATP-dependent 6-phosphofructokinase, with protein MRIGVLTAGGDCPGLNAVIRSVVHRAVTTFGDEVIGFEDGYAGLLDGRYRSLDLNDVNGILALGGTILGSSRLQRDRLREACENAQDMAREFGIDVLIPIGGEGTLTAARMLSDAGLPVVGVPKTIDNDISSTDRTFGFDTAVGVATEAMDRLKTTAESHQRVMVVEVMGRHAGWIALESGMAAGAHGICLPERPFDPAAVVAMVEERFARGKKFAVICVAEGAHPVEGSMDYGHGAIDQFGHERFQGIGTALAYELERRLGKESKPVILGHVQRGGTPTAYDRVLATRFGWHAVEAAHRGDFGRMTALRGTDVLMVPLAEAVTELKTVPKDRMDEAESVF; from the coding sequence ATGCGTATCGGAGTTCTCACCGCAGGCGGCGACTGCCCGGGCCTGAACGCAGTGATCCGGTCGGTCGTGCACCGAGCGGTCACCACCTTCGGCGACGAGGTCATCGGATTCGAGGACGGGTACGCGGGGCTGCTCGACGGCCGCTACCGCTCCCTCGACCTGAACGACGTCAACGGCATCCTCGCCCTCGGCGGCACCATTCTCGGCTCCTCCCGGCTGCAGCGCGACCGGCTCCGCGAGGCCTGCGAGAACGCGCAGGACATGGCGCGCGAGTTCGGTATCGACGTGCTGATCCCGATCGGCGGCGAGGGCACGCTGACGGCGGCGCGGATGCTGTCGGACGCGGGTCTGCCGGTGGTCGGCGTCCCGAAGACGATCGACAACGACATCTCCTCCACGGACCGCACCTTCGGTTTCGACACCGCGGTGGGCGTCGCCACCGAGGCCATGGACCGCCTGAAGACGACCGCCGAGTCGCACCAGCGGGTGATGGTCGTCGAGGTCATGGGCCGGCACGCGGGCTGGATCGCCCTGGAGTCCGGCATGGCCGCCGGGGCCCACGGGATCTGCCTGCCCGAGCGCCCCTTCGACCCGGCCGCCGTCGTCGCGATGGTCGAGGAGCGCTTCGCCCGCGGCAAGAAGTTCGCGGTCATCTGCGTCGCCGAGGGTGCCCACCCCGTCGAGGGCAGCATGGACTACGGGCACGGCGCGATCGACCAGTTCGGCCACGAGCGGTTCCAGGGCATCGGCACGGCGCTGGCGTACGAGCTGGAGCGGCGCCTCGGCAAGGAGTCCAAGCCGGTCATCCTCGGCCATGTGCAGCGCGGCGGCACCCCGACCGCCTACGACCGGGTCCTCGCGACGCGGTTCGGCTGGCACGCGGTGGAGGCCGCCCACCGGGGCGACTTCGGCCGGATGACGGCGCTGCGCGGCACCGACGTGCTCATGGTGCCGCTCGCGGAGGCCGTGACGGAGCTGAAGACGGTCCCGAAGGACCGGATGGACGAGGCGGAGTCGGTCTTCTAG
- the pta gene encoding phosphate acetyltransferase, translated as MTRSVYVTGIDRGDGRQVVELGVMELLTRQVDRVGVFRPLVHDGPDRLFELLRARYRLAQDPATVYGMDYHEASALQAEQGTDELVSTLVDRFHLVARDYDVVLVLGTDYADTQFPDELALNARLANEFGASVIPVVGGRGQTAESVRAETRNAYRAYDGLGCDVLAMVVNRVAPADRAALGERLDSRLPVPCYVLPDEPALSAPTLAQITHTLGGTVLLGDDAGLSRDALDFVFGGAMLPNFLNALTPGCLVVTPGDRADLVVGALAAHSAGTPPIAGVLLTLNERPSDEVLTLAARLAPGTPVISVAGTSFPTAAELFSLEGKLNAATPRKAETALGLFERYVDTADLLRRVSAPSSDRVTPMMFEHKLLEQARADRRRVVLPEGTETRVLHAAEVLLRRRVCDLTLLGPVDQIRKKAADLGIDLTGCRLVDPATSELRGRFAERYAALRAHRGVTVELAHDVVADVNYFGTLMVEEGLADGMVSGSVHSTAATIRPAFEIIKTRADTKIVSSVFFMCLADKVLVYGDCAVNPDPDAEQLCDIAIQSAATAERFGVEPRIAMLSYSTGTSGSGADVDKVREATDLVRLRRDDLKIEGPIQYDAAVEPSVAATKLPESDVAGQASVLIFPDLNTGNNTYKAVQRSAGAIAVGPVLQGLRKPVNDLSRGALVQDIVNTVAITAIQAQTPAGG; from the coding sequence GTGACCCGCAGTGTCTACGTGACCGGGATCGACCGCGGCGACGGACGCCAGGTGGTCGAGCTGGGCGTCATGGAGCTCCTGACCCGCCAGGTCGACCGGGTGGGCGTCTTCCGCCCCCTCGTCCACGACGGCCCCGACCGGCTCTTCGAACTGCTGCGGGCCCGCTACCGGCTCGCCCAGGACCCGGCGACCGTCTACGGCATGGACTACCACGAGGCGTCCGCGCTCCAGGCCGAGCAGGGCACGGACGAACTGGTCTCCACCCTCGTCGACCGCTTCCACCTGGTCGCGCGCGACTACGACGTCGTCCTGGTGCTGGGCACCGACTACGCCGACACCCAGTTCCCGGACGAGCTCGCACTGAACGCCCGGCTCGCCAACGAGTTCGGCGCCTCCGTGATCCCCGTCGTCGGCGGCCGCGGCCAGACCGCCGAGTCCGTGCGCGCCGAGACCCGCAACGCGTACCGCGCCTACGACGGCCTCGGCTGCGACGTGCTCGCCATGGTCGTGAACCGGGTGGCCCCGGCCGACCGCGCCGCGCTCGGCGAACGGCTCGACTCCCGCCTCCCCGTGCCGTGTTACGTCCTCCCGGACGAGCCCGCCCTCTCCGCACCGACCCTCGCCCAGATCACCCACACCCTCGGCGGCACGGTGCTCCTCGGCGACGACGCCGGGCTCTCCCGTGACGCGCTCGACTTCGTCTTCGGCGGCGCCATGCTGCCGAACTTCCTCAACGCCCTCACCCCGGGCTGTCTCGTGGTCACCCCCGGCGACCGTGCCGACCTGGTCGTCGGCGCGCTCGCCGCGCACAGCGCGGGCACTCCGCCGATAGCCGGGGTCCTGCTGACCCTGAACGAGCGGCCCAGCGACGAGGTCCTCACGCTCGCCGCCCGTCTCGCCCCCGGCACCCCGGTGATCTCGGTCGCCGGGACCTCCTTCCCCACCGCGGCCGAGCTCTTCTCCCTGGAGGGGAAGCTGAACGCCGCCACGCCCCGCAAGGCGGAGACGGCGCTCGGCCTCTTCGAGCGGTACGTGGACACCGCCGATCTGCTCAGGCGGGTCTCGGCCCCGAGCAGCGACCGCGTGACCCCGATGATGTTCGAGCACAAGCTCCTCGAACAGGCCCGCGCCGACCGGCGGCGGGTGGTCCTTCCCGAGGGGACGGAGACCCGCGTCCTGCACGCGGCCGAGGTGCTGCTGCGCCGGCGCGTGTGCGACCTGACCCTGCTCGGACCGGTCGACCAGATCCGCAAGAAGGCCGCCGACCTGGGCATCGACCTGACCGGCTGCCGGCTCGTCGACCCGGCCACCTCCGAGCTGCGCGGCCGCTTCGCCGAGCGGTACGCCGCCCTGCGCGCCCACCGGGGCGTCACGGTCGAGCTGGCCCACGACGTCGTCGCCGACGTCAACTACTTCGGGACGCTGATGGTGGAGGAGGGACTCGCCGACGGCATGGTGTCCGGCTCCGTGCACTCCACCGCCGCCACCATCCGGCCCGCCTTCGAGATCATCAAGACCCGGGCGGACACGAAGATCGTCTCGTCGGTCTTCTTCATGTGTCTCGCCGACAAGGTCCTCGTGTACGGCGACTGCGCGGTCAACCCCGACCCGGACGCCGAGCAGCTGTGCGACATCGCCATCCAGTCGGCGGCCACCGCCGAGCGGTTCGGTGTCGAACCCCGGATCGCGATGCTGTCCTACTCGACGGGCACCTCCGGTTCGGGCGCCGACGTCGACAAGGTGCGCGAGGCCACGGACCTGGTCCGGCTGCGGCGCGACGACCTGAAGATCGAGGGGCCGATCCAGTACGACGCCGCCGTCGAGCCCTCCGTCGCCGCGACCAAGCTGCCCGAGTCCGACGTCGCCGGACAGGCCTCCGTACTGATCTTCCCCGACCTCAACACCGGCAACAACACCTACAAGGCCGTGCAGCGCTCGGCCGGCGCGATCGCGGTCGGCCCGGTCCTGCAGGGCCTGCGCAAGCCCGTCAACGACCTCTCGCGCGGCGCGCTCGTGCAGGACATCGTCAACACGGTCGCCATCACGGCGATCCAGGCCCAGACCCCGGCCGGCGGATGA
- a CDS encoding acetate kinase, with translation MTATRVLVLNSGSSSLKYQLLDMRDSSRLATGLVERIGERTSRLKHTVLTGGTRETTGPVADHAAALKAVAEELGRDGLGLDSPELAAIGHRVVHGGSSFTEPAVVDDAVLAEIERLVPLAPLHNPANLTGIRTARALRPDLPQVAVFDTAFHTTMPESAARYAIDVRTADEYRIRRYGFHGTSHAYVSRQTAKLLGRAPEDVNVIVLHLGNGASASAVRGGRCVDTSMGLTPLEGLVMGTRSGDVDPAVILHLARVGGMSTDEIDTLLNKRSGLTGLCGDNDMREIRRRVDEGDERARLAFDIYIHRLKKYIGAYYAVLGRVDAIAFTAGVGENAAAVREAAVAGLEGLGPAVDADLNAARGDEARIISPEGARVAVAVVPTDEELEIATQTYALVGAPHDLT, from the coding sequence GTGACCGCCACCCGAGTCCTCGTCCTCAACTCCGGCTCCTCGTCGCTGAAGTACCAGCTCCTCGACATGCGGGACAGCAGCCGTCTCGCCACGGGCCTCGTCGAGCGCATCGGCGAGCGGACGTCCCGGCTGAAGCACACGGTCCTCACGGGCGGGACCCGGGAGACGACCGGCCCCGTGGCCGATCACGCCGCCGCGCTGAAGGCCGTCGCCGAGGAGCTCGGCCGGGACGGACTCGGCCTGGACTCCCCCGAGCTGGCCGCGATCGGCCACCGGGTGGTGCACGGCGGGAGCTCCTTCACCGAACCGGCGGTCGTCGACGACGCCGTGCTCGCGGAGATCGAGCGGCTGGTCCCGCTCGCCCCGCTGCACAACCCGGCCAACCTGACCGGTATCCGTACGGCACGGGCGCTGCGCCCCGACCTTCCCCAGGTCGCCGTCTTCGACACCGCCTTCCACACCACGATGCCGGAGTCGGCCGCGCGCTACGCGATCGACGTGCGGACCGCCGACGAGTACCGCATCCGGCGCTACGGCTTCCACGGCACCTCGCACGCCTACGTGTCCCGGCAGACCGCGAAGCTCCTCGGCAGGGCGCCCGAGGACGTGAACGTCATCGTGCTCCACCTGGGCAACGGGGCCTCCGCCTCCGCGGTGCGCGGCGGACGCTGCGTGGACACCTCCATGGGGCTCACTCCGCTGGAGGGGCTCGTGATGGGGACCCGGTCCGGCGACGTGGATCCCGCGGTCATCCTCCATTTGGCGCGCGTTGGGGGAATGTCCACGGACGAGATCGACACTTTGCTCAACAAGAGGAGCGGTCTGACCGGCCTGTGCGGCGACAACGACATGCGGGAGATCCGACGCCGTGTCGACGAGGGGGACGAGCGGGCGCGGCTCGCCTTCGACATCTACATCCACCGTCTGAAGAAGTACATCGGCGCCTACTACGCGGTACTGGGCCGGGTGGACGCGATCGCCTTCACCGCGGGGGTCGGCGAGAACGCCGCCGCGGTGCGGGAGGCCGCGGTCGCCGGTCTGGAGGGGCTCGGCCCGGCGGTCGACGCCGACCTGAACGCGGCTCGAGGGGACGAGGCCAGAATCATCTCGCCCGAGGGCGCACGGGTCGCGGTCGCCGTGGTGCCGACCGACGAGGAACTGGAGATCGCCACGCAGACCTACGCACTCGTGGGCGCGCCCCACGACCTCACCTGA
- the pyk gene encoding pyruvate kinase, producing MRRSKIVCTLGPAVDSHEQLVALIEAGMNVARFNFSHGSHAEHQGRYDRVRAASAETGRAIGVLADLQGPKIRLETFAEGPVELVRGDEFTITTEDVPGDRQICGTTYKGLPGDVAKGDQILINDGNVELKVVEVEGPRVKTVVIEGGVISDHKGINLPGTAVNVPALSEKDVEDLRFALRMGCDMVALSFVRDADDVNDVHKVMDEEGRRVPVIAKVEKPQAVANMEAVVAAFDAVMVARGDLAVEYPLEKVPMVQKRLVELCRRNAKPVIVATQMMESMITNSRPTRAEASDVANAILDGADAVMLSAESSVGAYPIETVKTMSKIVVAAEEELLSKGLQPLVPGKKPRTQGGSVARAACEIADFLGGRGLVAFTKSGDTARRLSRYRASQPILAFTTDEGTRNQLTLSWGVESHVVPFVNSTDEMVDLVDHELQKLKRFNEGDIVVMTAGSPPGVPGTTNMVRVHHLGESGRTA from the coding sequence ATGCGCCGTTCGAAAATCGTCTGTACTCTCGGCCCCGCGGTCGACTCCCACGAGCAGCTCGTCGCGCTGATCGAAGCCGGCATGAACGTGGCCCGCTTCAACTTCAGCCACGGCTCGCACGCCGAGCACCAGGGCCGCTACGACCGCGTCCGGGCGGCCTCGGCCGAGACCGGCAGGGCGATCGGCGTCCTCGCCGACCTCCAGGGCCCGAAGATCCGCCTGGAGACCTTCGCCGAGGGACCCGTCGAGCTGGTGCGCGGTGACGAGTTCACCATCACCACCGAGGACGTGCCCGGCGACAGGCAGATCTGCGGCACGACCTACAAGGGCCTGCCCGGCGACGTCGCCAAGGGCGACCAGATCCTCATCAACGACGGCAACGTCGAGCTGAAGGTCGTCGAGGTCGAGGGCCCCCGGGTCAAGACGGTCGTCATCGAGGGCGGCGTCATCTCGGACCACAAGGGCATCAACCTGCCCGGCACCGCCGTGAACGTGCCGGCACTGTCCGAGAAGGACGTCGAGGACCTGCGCTTCGCCCTGCGGATGGGCTGCGACATGGTCGCCCTCTCGTTCGTGCGCGACGCCGACGACGTGAACGACGTCCACAAGGTGATGGACGAGGAGGGCCGCCGCGTCCCCGTCATCGCCAAGGTGGAGAAGCCGCAGGCGGTCGCCAACATGGAGGCGGTCGTCGCGGCGTTCGACGCCGTCATGGTGGCCCGTGGCGACCTGGCGGTCGAATACCCGCTGGAGAAGGTCCCGATGGTGCAGAAGCGCCTGGTGGAACTCTGCCGCCGCAACGCCAAGCCGGTGATCGTCGCGACCCAGATGATGGAGTCGATGATCACCAACTCCCGTCCGACCCGCGCCGAGGCGTCCGACGTGGCCAACGCGATCCTCGACGGCGCCGACGCGGTCATGCTGTCCGCCGAGTCGTCCGTGGGCGCGTACCCGATCGAGACGGTCAAGACGATGTCGAAGATCGTCGTGGCGGCGGAGGAGGAGCTGCTCTCCAAGGGCCTGCAGCCCCTGGTCCCCGGCAAGAAGCCGCGCACGCAGGGTGGTTCGGTCGCCCGTGCCGCCTGCGAGATCGCCGACTTCCTCGGCGGCAGGGGTCTGGTCGCCTTCACGAAGTCCGGTGACACCGCGCGCCGGCTCTCCCGCTACCGCGCGTCCCAGCCGATCCTGGCCTTCACCACCGACGAGGGCACCCGCAACCAGCTCACGCTCAGCTGGGGCGTCGAGTCCCACGTGGTGCCGTTCGTCAACAGCACCGACGAGATGGTGGACCTGGTCGACCACGAGCTGCAGAAGCTCAAGCGGTTCAACGAGGGCGACATCGTCGTGATGACCGCAGGCTCGCCCCCCGGCGTCCCCGGCACCACCAACATGGTCCGCGTGCACCACCTGGGCGAGAGCGGCCGCACCGCCTGA
- a CDS encoding DUF6114 domain-containing protein has translation MSAESPGQSEHYLQVFRRNFRSWRGERPFWAGLFVLLGGFPIAYFPYANLQIGHLTLAMATTAGAGSLIIGVLLGVLGVSLWFQRHVRTFAGVAAILLALVSIPVANLGGFLIGFLLAMVGGAMAVSWAPGDSGEEKRRSTYKSEGGAPGASDTPNTPHAPQAPETTGTPDGADSAGPAAADETGGEPRGLSGMSSAYGANGRHSAG, from the coding sequence ATGAGCGCCGAGTCACCCGGGCAGAGCGAGCACTATCTCCAAGTCTTCCGGCGGAACTTCCGGTCCTGGAGGGGCGAACGCCCGTTCTGGGCCGGCCTGTTCGTCCTGCTCGGCGGTTTCCCCATCGCCTACTTCCCGTACGCGAACCTCCAGATAGGCCATCTGACGCTGGCCATGGCCACCACGGCCGGGGCCGGCTCCCTGATCATCGGTGTGCTGCTCGGCGTGCTGGGCGTCAGCCTCTGGTTCCAGCGGCACGTACGGACCTTCGCCGGTGTCGCCGCGATCCTGCTGGCGCTGGTTTCCATCCCGGTGGCCAACCTCGGCGGCTTCCTCATCGGCTTCCTGCTCGCGATGGTCGGCGGAGCGATGGCGGTCTCCTGGGCGCCGGGCGACTCCGGCGAGGAGAAGCGCCGGTCCACGTACAAGAGCGAGGGCGGCGCCCCGGGCGCCTCCGACACCCCGAACACCCCGCACGCGCCGCAGGCCCCGGAAACCACCGGCACCCCGGACGGCGCGGACAGCGCGGGCCCCGCGGCAGCCGACGAGACGGGCGGCGAGCCGAGGGGCCTGTCAGGAATGAGCTCCGCCTACGGGGCGAACGGGAGGCACAGTGCCGGCTGA
- a CDS encoding DUF6230 family protein, with translation MESQVRGGTRWKRFAVVMVPSVAATAAIGVALAQGALAASFSVSGQSFKVTADRLDGTGFAQYGAIDSGYTLDGQKTAHPVAVSAFKSASITNMCQSVVTPNIPLLGSVSLILKAGGGDKPVEAENLYIDVEDLSADATFRGIDIGVAAKDASKGPGIAKGDQANPYGFAQQADSATLTNVKQTAWATTAGTFKLSGLKMSLSTGTKECY, from the coding sequence ATGGAGTCCCAGGTGCGTGGCGGGACCAGATGGAAGCGGTTCGCCGTCGTGATGGTGCCCAGCGTGGCCGCCACGGCAGCGATAGGTGTGGCCCTCGCGCAGGGCGCTCTCGCCGCGTCGTTCAGCGTCTCCGGCCAGTCGTTCAAGGTGACGGCGGACCGGCTCGACGGTACGGGCTTCGCGCAGTACGGGGCGATTGACTCGGGTTACACCCTCGACGGCCAGAAGACGGCTCACCCCGTCGCGGTCTCGGCGTTCAAGTCCGCGTCGATCACCAACATGTGCCAGTCCGTGGTCACCCCGAACATCCCGCTGCTCGGGTCCGTCAGCCTGATCCTGAAGGCGGGCGGCGGCGACAAGCCGGTCGAGGCCGAGAACCTGTACATCGACGTCGAGGACCTCTCGGCCGATGCCACGTTCCGCGGTATCGACATCGGCGTCGCCGCCAAGGACGCCAGCAAGGGTCCGGGCATCGCCAAGGGCGACCAGGCGAACCCGTACGGATTCGCGCAGCAGGCCGACTCGGCCACGCTGACCAACGTGAAGCAGACGGCGTGGGCGACCACCGCCGGCACGTTCAAGCTCAGTGGCCTGAAGATGTCGCTGTCGACGGGTACCAAGGAGTGCTACTAG
- a CDS encoding tetratricopeptide repeat protein yields the protein MQPRNMSMSGVVDLAAVKAAQEAKVKAEQARAEAARQGGGGGAVSPASLVIDVDEAGFERDVLQRSTEVPVVIDFWAEWCEPCKQLSPVLERLAVEYAGRFVLAKIDVDANQMLMQQFGIQGIPAVFAVVAGQALPLFQGAAAEAQIRGTLDQLVQVAEERFGLTGLVVDQDAAPGADPVEHEEPAGPYDALLEAAVQALDAGDFDGAVRAYRNVLSDDPGNTEARLGLAQAELLQRVQGADPAKVRETAAEKPKDAQAQIAAADLDLVGGHVEDAFGRLIDTVQRTAGDDRDAVRVRLLELFEVVGADDPRVIAARRALARALF from the coding sequence ATGCAGCCACGGAACATGTCCATGAGCGGAGTCGTCGACCTCGCCGCGGTGAAGGCGGCCCAGGAGGCCAAGGTGAAGGCCGAGCAGGCGCGCGCCGAAGCGGCCAGGCAGGGCGGCGGAGGCGGGGCCGTGTCCCCCGCCAGTCTCGTCATCGATGTCGACGAGGCCGGATTCGAGCGTGATGTCCTGCAGCGGTCCACCGAGGTTCCGGTCGTCATCGACTTCTGGGCCGAGTGGTGCGAGCCCTGCAAGCAGTTGAGCCCGGTGCTGGAGCGGCTCGCCGTCGAGTACGCCGGCCGGTTCGTCCTCGCCAAGATCGACGTCGACGCCAACCAGATGCTGATGCAGCAGTTCGGGATCCAGGGGATCCCGGCCGTCTTCGCCGTGGTCGCGGGACAGGCACTGCCGCTCTTCCAGGGAGCCGCCGCCGAGGCGCAGATCCGGGGGACCCTGGACCAGCTCGTGCAGGTGGCCGAGGAGCGCTTCGGCCTCACCGGTCTCGTCGTCGACCAGGACGCCGCGCCCGGCGCCGACCCGGTGGAGCACGAGGAGCCGGCCGGACCGTACGACGCGCTCCTCGAAGCGGCCGTGCAGGCCCTGGACGCCGGTGACTTCGACGGCGCCGTGCGGGCCTACCGGAACGTGCTGAGCGACGACCCGGGCAACACGGAGGCCCGGCTGGGCCTAGCCCAGGCCGAGTTGCTGCAGCGCGTGCAGGGCGCCGACCCGGCGAAGGTGCGCGAGACCGCCGCGGAGAAGCCCAAGGACGCACAGGCGCAGATCGCCGCCGCCGACCTGGACCTCGTGGGCGGTCATGTCGAGGACGCGTTCGGGCGGCTCATCGACACGGTGCAGCGCACGGCGGGCGACGACCGCGACGCCGTACGGGTGCGGTTGCTTGAGCTCTTCGAGGTCGTGGGCGCCGACGACCCGCGCGTGATCGCGGCGCGCCGGGCTCTGGCCAGGGCCCTGTTCTGA
- a CDS encoding TetR/AcrR family transcriptional regulator, which produces MQSRSSVPRTGRPRSAAADAAILEATRAALVELGWSKLTLGDVATRAGVAKTTLYRRWAGKNELVVDAVAVLFDELELPDRGSLAADIEGVVLQFAAILDRPETKTALMAVVAESTRDEPLRERIRTSIVDRQKRLVLEGRARATARGELPPESDPEAYARTADLIFDVVAGAVVHRTLVSAEPADEEWVRAFTRVLLLGLAGATDAP; this is translated from the coding sequence ATGCAGAGTCGCTCTTCCGTCCCCCGTACGGGGCGTCCGCGCAGCGCTGCCGCGGACGCCGCGATCCTGGAGGCGACGCGGGCGGCGCTGGTCGAACTGGGCTGGTCCAAGCTGACATTGGGGGACGTGGCGACCCGGGCCGGGGTCGCCAAGACGACCCTCTACCGGCGCTGGGCGGGCAAGAACGAGCTCGTGGTCGACGCGGTCGCCGTGCTCTTCGACGAGCTGGAGCTGCCCGACCGCGGCAGCCTGGCGGCGGACATCGAGGGCGTGGTGCTGCAGTTCGCGGCGATCCTGGACCGGCCCGAGACGAAGACCGCGCTGATGGCGGTCGTGGCGGAGTCCACCCGCGACGAGCCCCTGCGGGAGCGGATCCGCACGTCCATCGTCGACCGGCAGAAGCGGCTCGTGCTGGAGGGGAGGGCGCGGGCCACCGCGCGCGGCGAACTGCCGCCGGAGTCCGATCCCGAGGCGTACGCGCGGACCGCGGACCTCATCTTCGACGTGGTCGCGGGGGCGGTGGTGCATCGCACGCTCGTCAGTGCGGAGCCGGCGGACGAGGAGTGGGTGCGGGCGTTCACCCGTGTCCTGCTGCTGGGCCTGGCGGGCGCGACGGACGCGCCCTGA
- a CDS encoding acyl-CoA mutase large subunit family protein, whose protein sequence is MDADAIEEGRRRWQARYDASRKRDADFTTLSGDPVEPVYGPRPGDTYDGFERIGWPGEYPFTRGLHPTGYRGRTWTIRQFAGFGNAEQTNERYKMILAAGGGGLSVAFDMPTLMGRDSDDPRALGEVGHCGVAIDSAADMEVLFKDIPLGDVTTSMTISGPAVPVFCMYLVAAERQGVDPAVLNGTLQTDIFKEYIAQKEWLFEPEPHLRLIGDLMEHCASKIPAYKPLSVSGYHIREAGATAAQELAYTLADGFGYVELGLSRGLDVDVFAPGLSFFFDAHLDFFEEIAKFRAARRIWARWMRDVYGAKSDKAQWLRFHTQTAGVSLTAQQPYNNVVRTAVEALAAVLGGTNSLHTNALDETLALPSEQAAEIALRTQQVLMEETGVANVADPLGGSWYIEQLTDRIEADAEKIFEQIKERGLRAHPDGRHPIGPVTSGILRGIEDGWFTGEIAESAFQYQRSLEKGDKRVVGVNVHHGSVTGDLEILRVSHEVEREQVRELGSRRGTRDDARVRGALEAMLAAARDGSNVIVPMLEAVRAEATLGEICGVLRDEWGVYTEPPGF, encoded by the coding sequence ATGGACGCTGACGCCATCGAAGAGGGCCGCCGACGCTGGCAGGCCCGGTACGACGCCTCGCGCAAGCGCGACGCGGACTTCACCACGCTCTCCGGAGACCCCGTCGAGCCCGTGTACGGGCCCCGGCCCGGGGACACGTACGACGGCTTCGAGCGGATCGGATGGCCCGGCGAATACCCCTTCACCCGCGGGCTCCACCCGACCGGCTACCGGGGGCGTACGTGGACGATCCGCCAGTTCGCCGGATTCGGCAACGCGGAACAGACCAACGAGCGGTACAAGATGATCCTCGCCGCGGGCGGCGGCGGTCTCTCGGTCGCCTTCGACATGCCGACCCTCATGGGGCGCGACTCCGACGACCCCCGGGCCCTCGGCGAGGTCGGGCACTGCGGGGTCGCGATCGACTCCGCCGCCGACATGGAGGTCCTGTTCAAGGACATCCCGCTCGGTGACGTCACCACGTCGATGACGATCAGCGGGCCGGCCGTGCCCGTCTTCTGCATGTACCTGGTCGCCGCCGAGCGCCAGGGCGTGGACCCCGCCGTCCTGAACGGCACGCTCCAGACCGACATCTTCAAGGAGTACATCGCCCAGAAGGAGTGGCTCTTCGAGCCCGAGCCGCACCTGCGTCTCATCGGTGACCTGATGGAGCACTGCGCCTCGAAGATCCCCGCCTACAAGCCGCTCTCCGTCTCCGGGTACCACATCCGGGAAGCGGGTGCCACGGCCGCGCAGGAGCTCGCCTACACGCTGGCGGACGGCTTCGGATACGTGGAGCTCGGCCTCTCGCGCGGCCTGGACGTGGACGTCTTCGCCCCCGGCCTCTCCTTCTTCTTCGACGCGCATCTCGATTTCTTCGAGGAGATCGCCAAGTTCCGCGCGGCCCGGCGGATCTGGGCGCGGTGGATGCGGGACGTGTACGGCGCGAAGTCCGACAAGGCGCAGTGGCTGCGTTTCCACACCCAGACGGCCGGTGTCTCGCTGACGGCCCAGCAGCCGTACAACAACGTGGTCCGCACGGCGGTCGAGGCGCTCGCCGCGGTGCTGGGCGGCACGAACTCGCTCCACACCAACGCCCTGGACGAGACGCTCGCGCTGCCGTCCGAGCAGGCCGCGGAGATCGCGCTGCGGACCCAGCAGGTGCTGATGGAAGAGACCGGCGTCGCCAACGTCGCCGACCCGCTGGGCGGTTCCTGGTACATCGAGCAGCTCACGGACCGGATCGAGGCCGACGCGGAGAAGATCTTCGAGCAGATCAAGGAGCGGGGGCTGCGGGCGCACCCCGACGGCCGGCACCCGATCGGCCCGGTCACCTCCGGCATCCTGCGGGGGATCGAGGACGGCTGGTTCACCGGCGAGATCGCCGAGTCCGCGTTCCAGTACCAGCGATCCCTGGAGAAGGGTGACAAGCGGGTGGTCGGTGTCAACGTCCACCACGGCTCCGTGACCGGCGACCTGGAGATCCTGCGGGTCAGCCACGAGGTCGAGCGCGAGCAGGTACGCGAGTTGGGGTCGCGTCGCGGCACGCGGGACGACGCGCGGGTGCGGGGCGCGCTGGAGGCGATGCTCGCCGCCGCGCGGGACGGGTCCAACGTGATCGTGCCGATGCTGGAGGCGGTACGGGCGGAGGCGACGCTGGGTGAGATCTGCGGGGTCCTCCGGGACGAGTGGGGGGTGTACACGGAGCCGCCGGGCTTCTGA
- a CDS encoding DUF3817 domain-containing protein encodes MKKSVLTRYRVMAYVTGVLLVLLTLGVIAKYVLDMNGAVDFTRVVAIAHGWLYVVYLVFAFDLGAKAKWPVGKQLWVLLAGTIPTAAFFVERKVSRELESKITDDAPVVAKA; translated from the coding sequence ATGAAGAAGAGCGTGCTGACCCGCTACCGCGTGATGGCCTACGTCACCGGTGTGCTGCTGGTCCTGCTGACCCTCGGTGTGATCGCCAAGTACGTGCTCGACATGAACGGTGCCGTGGACTTCACCCGCGTCGTCGCCATCGCGCACGGCTGGCTGTACGTCGTGTACCTCGTGTTCGCCTTCGACCTGGGCGCCAAGGCGAAGTGGCCCGTCGGCAAGCAGCTGTGGGTGCTGCTGGCCGGGACGATCCCGACGGCGGCGTTCTTCGTGGAGCGCAAGGTCAGCCGCGAGCTGGAGTCGAAGATCACGGACGACGCCCCCGTGGTCGCCAAGGCCTAG